The following proteins are encoded in a genomic region of Triticum dicoccoides isolate Atlit2015 ecotype Zavitan chromosome 1B, WEW_v2.0, whole genome shotgun sequence:
- the LOC119342437 gene encoding chitinase 2-like: MSAPRAPPSLGLATAAMAILAVLAAALATTARAQTCGSQAGGARCPNCLCCSRFGFCGSGSEWCGAGCQSQCSGCPAPPGPGGQGVASIVSRDLFERLLLHRNDAACLARGFYTYDAFLAAAAAFPAFAGTSEGLSVETRKREVAAFLGQTSHETTGGWPTAPDGPFSWGYCFKQERDPPSDYCQPRPEWPCAPGRRYYGRGPMQLSFNYNYGPAGRAIGVDLLNNPDLVAADPVVAFKTALWFWMTPQANKPSSHAVITGRWTPTGADNAAGRVPGYGVITNIINGGLECGRGQDPRVVDRIGFYKRYCDVLGVGYGSNLDCNSQRPFTSGASAGLAAQ, translated from the coding sequence ATGTCGGCACCGAGAGCTCCTCCGAGTCTAGGTCTAGCCACGGCGGCGATGGCTATTCTGGCCGTCCTGGCCGCGGCGCTCGCCACGACCGCTCGTGCCCAGACCTGCGGCTCGCAGGCTGGCGGCGCGAGGTGCCCCAACTGCCTCTGCTGCAGCCGTTTCGGGTTCTGCGGCAGCGGCTCTGAGTGGTGCGGAGCCGGCTGCCAGAGCCAGTGCAGCGGCTGCCCCGCTCCTCCCGGTCCCGGCGGCCAGGGCGTGGCGTCCATCGTGTCCAGGGACCTCTTCGAGCGGCTCCTCCTCCACCGCAACGACGCGGCGTGCCTGGCCCGCGGGTTCTACACCTACGATGCGTTCCTCGCCGCGGCCGCCGCGTTCCCGGCCTTCGCCGGCACGTCCGAGGGGCTGAGCGTCGAGACGCGGAAGCGTGAGGTGGCCGCCTTCCTGGGCCAGACCTCCCACGAGACCACCGGCGGGTGGCCGACCGCGCCCGACGGCCCCTTCTCGTGGGGCTACTGCTTCAAGCAGGAGCGCGACCCGCCGTCCGACTACTGCCAGCCGAGGCCGGAGTGGCCGTGCGCGCCCGGCAGGCGGTACTACGGCCGCGGCCCCATGCAGCTCTCCTTCAACTACAACTACGGGCCGGCGGGGCGCGCGATCGGCGTCGACCTGCTCAACAACCCAGACCTGGTGGCGGCCGATCCGGTGGTGGCGTTCAAGACGGCGCTGTGGTTCTGGATGACCCCGCAGGCGAACAAGCCGTCGTCACACGCGGTGATCACGGGGCGGTGGACGCCGACGGGCGCGGACAACGCGGCGGGCCGGGTGCCCGGGTACGGCGTGATCACCAACATCATCAACGGCGGGCTGGAGTGCGGACGTGGGCAGGACCCCCGGGTGGTCGACCGGATCGGGTTCTACAAGCGCTACTGCGATGTCCTCGGCGTCGGCTACGGGAGCAACCTCGACTGCAACAGCCAGAGGCCGTTCACCAGCGGCGCCTCGGCTGGGCTCGCGGCGCAGTGA